From Kineosporia corallincola, one genomic window encodes:
- a CDS encoding matrixin family metalloprotease has product MMTTRDGVLTVRWRDMTVKKRIEWTGLGIAALVGAGLLIAPQIVPTAVEAATVHETSEVTHSSAYQVSSITSNDVGLMTSTDTETYDAGSYSLMRADLHSGKASNIRWNPCQRVVSYRVNLVGLPESEHKEMLRTIMESFKKLHAATGIIYRYRGDTDFVPQKDTIQQQPAEIVVAVVKPQSDTDFQMEEDYPAWGGVLWTSWFDNDEEGAAAVRGQVLLDATRIENLAEGFGAGLTRGNVVLHELGHVTGLGDAKKKGELMYPVLSKSTPDGFAAGDLEGLEEVGKQAGCISIPSYVKVGDLS; this is encoded by the coding sequence ATGATGACGACGAGAGACGGGGTTCTTACGGTGCGCTGGCGCGACATGACGGTGAAGAAGCGGATCGAGTGGACGGGGCTCGGCATCGCCGCCCTGGTCGGGGCGGGCCTGCTCATCGCCCCCCAGATCGTGCCCACCGCCGTCGAGGCCGCCACGGTGCACGAGACCAGCGAGGTCACGCACTCGTCGGCCTACCAGGTCAGCAGCATCACCAGCAACGACGTCGGCCTGATGACCAGCACCGACACCGAGACCTACGACGCCGGCTCGTACTCACTGATGCGGGCCGACCTGCACAGCGGCAAGGCGTCCAACATCCGCTGGAACCCCTGCCAGCGCGTGGTCAGCTACCGGGTGAACCTGGTCGGCCTGCCCGAGTCCGAGCACAAGGAGATGCTGCGGACCATCATGGAGTCGTTCAAGAAGCTGCACGCCGCCACCGGCATCATCTACCGCTACCGCGGTGACACCGACTTCGTGCCGCAGAAAGACACCATCCAGCAGCAGCCGGCCGAGATCGTCGTGGCCGTGGTGAAGCCGCAGAGCGACACCGACTTCCAGATGGAGGAGGACTACCCGGCCTGGGGCGGCGTGCTCTGGACCAGCTGGTTCGACAACGACGAGGAAGGCGCCGCGGCGGTGCGCGGTCAGGTGCTGCTCGACGCCACCAGGATCGAGAACCTCGCGGAGGGCTTCGGCGCCGGCCTGACCCGGGGCAACGTGGTGCTGCACGAGCTCGGCCACGTCACCGGTCTCGGCGACGCGAAGAAGAAGGGCGAGCTGATGTACCCGGTGCTGTCCAAGTCCACCCCCGACGGCTTCGCCGCGGGCGACCTGGAGGGCCTCGAGGAGGTCGGCAAGCAGGCCGGCTGCATCAGCATCCCGAGCTACGTCAAGGTCGGCGACCTGAGCTAG
- a CDS encoding alpha/beta hydrolase: MSEEFAPDTVVLVHGLWMTPRSWEHWVPYYEAKGYKVIVPPYPGFEIEVEALREKPEVIANQRVPAIIEHHSAVIEALDKPPIIIGHSFGGTLTQLLLAKGLGSAGVVIDSAPTEGVRVTPVSQARSLFPILRNPATRKREAGFTPAEFHYAFANTLSREESDAVYDRYYIPTAGHFVWEYGLFANFKPGHQETWVDYAKPDRAPLLFISGGADHIMPASVNKANAKKYDKSPALTEYHEFPGRSHWTCAEPGWEEVADTALSWAVVHAVAHASVKSAE, from the coding sequence ATGAGTGAAGAGTTCGCCCCGGACACCGTGGTGCTCGTCCACGGGCTCTGGATGACACCGCGCAGCTGGGAGCACTGGGTTCCGTACTACGAGGCCAAGGGCTACAAGGTGATCGTGCCGCCGTACCCGGGCTTCGAGATCGAGGTCGAGGCGCTGCGTGAGAAGCCCGAGGTGATCGCGAACCAGCGGGTGCCGGCCATCATCGAGCACCATTCGGCGGTGATCGAGGCCCTGGACAAGCCGCCGATCATCATCGGCCACTCCTTCGGCGGCACGCTGACCCAGTTGCTGCTGGCCAAGGGGCTGGGCAGCGCCGGTGTGGTGATCGACTCGGCGCCCACCGAGGGGGTGCGCGTGACGCCGGTGTCGCAGGCCCGCTCGCTGTTCCCGATCCTGCGCAACCCGGCCACGCGCAAGCGGGAGGCCGGGTTCACCCCCGCCGAGTTCCACTACGCCTTCGCGAACACGCTGAGCCGTGAGGAGTCGGACGCCGTCTACGACCGCTACTACATCCCGACGGCCGGGCACTTCGTCTGGGAGTACGGTCTTTTCGCCAACTTCAAGCCGGGCCACCAGGAGACCTGGGTGGACTACGCCAAGCCCGACCGGGCCCCGCTGCTGTTCATCTCCGGCGGCGCCGACCACATCATGCCGGCGTCGGTGAACAAGGCCAACGCCAAGAAGTACGACAAGTCACCGGCCCTCACCGAGTACCACGAGTTCCCCGGCCGCTCGCACTGGACGTGCGCCGAGCCGGGCTGGGAAGAGGTGGCCGACACCGCCCTGTCGTGGGCGGTGGTGCACGCCGTCGCGCACGCCTCGGTCAAGAGCGCGGAGTAA
- a CDS encoding GrpB family protein, translating into MTFGLIGGPEKRDIILVGYSDSWPSRFRQERDRIVAALGEKAVRVDHVGSTSIPGLTAKPIIDIDLSVSDADDEADYLPQLLAAGYELRVREPDHRLVRTPDGSVHVHICSTGSEWERRHLLFRDWLRRDVSDRDAYAALKVQLAQHDWPDTNAYSDAKGGLIAVITDRAESWAAATGWTVWRS; encoded by the coding sequence GTGACGTTCGGACTCATCGGTGGCCCTGAGAAGCGCGACATCATCCTCGTCGGGTACAGCGACTCGTGGCCATCACGGTTCCGGCAGGAACGTGACCGGATCGTCGCCGCCCTGGGCGAAAAGGCGGTCCGGGTGGATCATGTCGGCTCCACCTCGATCCCCGGCCTGACCGCCAAGCCGATCATCGACATCGACCTGAGCGTGAGCGACGCCGACGACGAGGCGGACTATCTGCCGCAGCTCCTGGCGGCCGGCTACGAGCTGCGGGTGCGCGAGCCCGACCACCGCCTGGTGCGCACCCCCGACGGTTCCGTGCACGTCCACATCTGCTCCACCGGCAGCGAGTGGGAGCGCCGTCACCTGCTGTTCCGGGACTGGCTGCGTCGCGACGTCTCCGACCGCGACGCCTATGCCGCCCTGAAAGTTCAGCTGGCGCAGCATGACTGGCCGGACACGAACGCCTACTCCGACGCCAAGGGCGGGCTGATCGCCGTCATCACCGACCGCGCCGAGTCCTGGGCGGCCGCCACCGGCTGGACGGTCTGGCGCTCCTAG
- a CDS encoding MFS transporter yields MTATSDTPGTDEIQHGGTVGSAGEPPGAAEITRPVGTVAKPALLRRIGLDTRPLAVLPYRRMLIGQSAAFVGSMLTATAVAVQMYDITGSSFYVGLVGLAGLIPVVAFGLYGGAIADAVDRRKLYLSSSCVTWAVTLALFAQTLLGLRKPWVILALIFVQAGGFAVSSSTRGAIVPRLVEPVLVPAANALNYTMGNIGQVAGPLLAGALLGLHHGYLYAYGIDAVLFTAALWAGFELPPIPPSGTGTSLGLRSVVEGLAFIARSPMLWMSFLVDICAMVLAMPTALFPAIAEERFGGDVGPLYAAIAVGSVVAGLLGGWIGRVRRQGRALILAVMAWGVAVALAGVGQQLWVVFALLAVAGAADLVSAVLRQTILQTFAPDEMRGRMQGVFVTVVAGGPRLGDARAGGMASLTSPTISWVGGGLACLVVVAGIGVTVRSFWRYETAGGPET; encoded by the coding sequence GTGACGGCCACGAGCGACACTCCCGGCACCGATGAGATCCAGCACGGCGGCACCGTGGGGTCAGCCGGTGAGCCGCCGGGCGCCGCGGAGATCACCCGGCCGGTCGGGACGGTGGCGAAACCGGCTCTGCTGCGCCGGATCGGGCTCGACACCCGGCCGCTGGCGGTGCTGCCCTACCGGCGCATGCTGATCGGCCAAAGTGCGGCCTTCGTCGGGTCGATGCTGACGGCGACGGCGGTGGCCGTCCAGATGTACGACATCACCGGCTCGTCGTTCTACGTCGGCCTGGTCGGGCTGGCGGGGCTGATCCCGGTGGTCGCGTTCGGGCTCTACGGCGGGGCGATCGCCGACGCGGTGGACCGGCGCAAGCTGTACCTGTCCTCGTCCTGCGTCACCTGGGCGGTCACGCTGGCCCTGTTCGCGCAGACCCTGCTCGGCCTGCGCAAGCCCTGGGTGATCCTAGCCCTGATCTTCGTGCAGGCCGGGGGTTTCGCGGTTTCGTCGTCCACCCGTGGGGCGATCGTGCCGCGTCTGGTCGAACCCGTCCTGGTTCCCGCCGCGAACGCCCTGAACTACACGATGGGCAACATCGGCCAGGTGGCCGGGCCGTTGCTGGCCGGTGCCCTGCTCGGCCTCCACCACGGCTACCTCTACGCCTACGGCATCGACGCCGTGCTGTTCACCGCCGCGCTGTGGGCCGGCTTCGAGCTCCCGCCGATCCCGCCGTCCGGCACCGGAACCTCGCTCGGCCTGCGGTCGGTCGTCGAGGGCCTGGCGTTCATCGCCCGCAGCCCGATGCTGTGGATGTCGTTCCTGGTCGACATCTGCGCCATGGTGCTGGCCATGCCCACGGCGCTGTTCCCGGCGATCGCGGAGGAGCGGTTCGGCGGCGACGTCGGCCCGCTCTACGCGGCCATCGCCGTCGGGTCGGTCGTGGCCGGTCTGCTGGGCGGCTGGATCGGCCGGGTGCGGCGGCAGGGGCGGGCGCTGATCCTGGCTGTCATGGCCTGGGGCGTGGCGGTGGCCCTGGCCGGCGTCGGGCAGCAGCTGTGGGTGGTGTTCGCTCTGCTCGCGGTGGCCGGGGCGGCCGACCTGGTCAGCGCGGTGCTGCGGCAGACCATCCTCCAGACCTTCGCGCCCGACGAGATGCGTGGACGCATGCAGGGCGTCTTCGTCACGGTGGTCGCCGGCGGACCGCGACTCGGCGACGCCCGGGCCGGTGGCATGGCGTCACTGACCTCGCCGACCATCTCATGGGTCGGCGGAGGACTGGCCTGTCTGGTGGTCGTGGCCGGGATCGGGGTGACGGTCCGGTCGTTCTGGCGCTACGAGACCGCGGGCGGGCCGGAGACATGA